The nucleotide sequence TGACAATCCCATGTCGAATGATAAAAAAACAATGTCTATCATGTGAGGTATTATTATGGAGAGATAAGGAGATGACTTGTTGGGATAAGGTGTTATTACCTCACATGATTAATTCAAGCGATCGTATGGAGAGATAAGGTGATTATCAGTTTGTTGAAATGTATTGAATAATGAGTTGGCTCAAGTAAGACTTGCTCAAAGAACAAGTGATAACTGATCAACAACCCAAGACTGGTCCCGTGTTATCATCATCAACTAATGAAGACTGGTAGACTTGTTCTTATCATGATCAACAAACACATGTGTTCATCCATGGAAAGATTATTACTACCGTAGGTTATGAACAAATATTATCACTGTTGATAAGAATAAAGTCTTGTAAAAGTACTAAGTGGTTGAGGCTCTTGTTGTATAAGTAAGCTTGTGTTTAACGTGTAAGTGTTAACAAAAAAAGCATCAATAAAGTTCTCTTAGCATTATTTCATATCAGTGTTTGAATTTTATCTGGCTGGCCATTCAAAATCTCCCATAAAATGGCTCAACGGCCGCCCTTGGAGGAACACGATGAAGTATTGGAATTCGTCGAAACACTCCCTGCTTGGAACTTTGTTTGGCAGGCCATTCCAGAATTGTCGGCACAAGTTTTAATCTCGTCTCAGAGTTTATATCTTGACGATAGATGAATCCCAGCTAGATCTCAATGACACCGCTGCCATTTTACAGGTTCGCTTGATTGAGATTCATCTTTGAGGAGCCGAGGAGGAGCGCGATCTGCGAATCGGGTCTATTTGATTAAGGATTTCTCATCAAAATGAGAAATAGTTACTGTAGATTTTGATTTCGGAGGCAGGAGGCAGCAAACTGTTATTGAGAACCGTCATCGCTGGaggaggaattttttttttcatgacaaAGAGAACGGGTATGTTGGGAGTTTGGTGATTTACGTGGCAatgtataaaatatttatttttcattttttttttgccctttaagtatttgttgattAAATTTGTGGACTTAATGCCATGTCAGTATTGACCTGTCAGATTTTGGAGCAATTCTGACCGAATACTTAAAACGTCACATTTTAGAAAAATGAGTGATGacattgtaacaaaaaatctttgggtgttAAAAATGAACAATCCTTATCTTTggtgatgaaaagtataattaacccctATTATCACCAAAAAGTGACCCAAGATGGCCCAAGATGGtaatgatttgcaggtgtgtcaAGACTTATGGTTTCCTACACTATCAGCTTTTATACTTTCTGTCTTGCATGAAATTCTCCTTCCATAAATCGTGATCTTATAAGTTGGAAGTTAATACCTCATTCTCACAACAActttcctcatttctctcatgtgctgccatCTGGATCACCTTGTTGTAATTGTCACAACCTCTTCCACTTTACACGGGTCACTTTCAACACACTTCTTGGGCCATGCTTCTCAacaattgggcttctcttcctctccaatatGTATTTATAGATTGTAATATTCCAAATCATAATAAGTTACACCTAAACTTTGCACATATTCTAAACCCATTAGGCTGAACATATTTTTGATGCCAACAACCCTAAATTCTCTATaatatttttggtgccaacaaccCAAATTCTCTATAAGGATGCTTTTAGATATTATTTAGTACTTCTCTTCTCTACGCCACAAAAATACAATGTATCAACGTCACCCCTATCAAACTCATTGGTATAAGAAACGCGTCACCATGTGTTCGTCTCCACCGGCTCTCTATTTGTTCAAACATGTCCGCAACAACGACAACGGCTTCCACTTTCAAATTTGTTCGCCGTCGTGGTTTTGAGATCAGGCCTCACAAACCCATTTCGTATCTTCAGTTCCCATCTTCGAATTTGGCCGCCCCTGCTGGATTTGTTTCAATGAAAGCTGTTCGGAAGTCAATGACTGAATCAGTGAAAACGTCTGCGTTTGGGAGTAACAGCGGCGATGATAGTGTAAGAGCCTTCGAGCAAGAAGCTTTGGTAAATGGGTCCTCTGGGTTCACGGCTCATGGGTTACAATCGACCCTCAATAACCTGGTTTGTGTGCTATATTTCccgatttttgttcttttttttttttcattcaattaATGCTTCTATTTTCCCTTTTGTTACTAAGAAATTTCGGTAATTAACATATCCATAATCCATGTGTTTTTGTGCTGGTTTCAAATAGGCTTTTTTTATTGGTCTGCAATTTAGCATAATTTCACAGTCTTTCTGATCAAGAAGTGATTAGGATGACAGTTTTTGTTACTCTATCGTCTTTTCCAATGTTTGCTTACACAGCTTTAGTTGGTAGCTTCTTGGACATAATTTTACCAGACATATGATGCTGTCTTCTTCTTACGTCTTTTTTGATGTTGAAACCCTTAGTAAATACGTACGTCGGCATGAGCATACGAAAATAGGATTTTGTATTGCATTTAAGGAACTCAGAGCTCTGCTGATGTGCCTCTCTGTAGCAATGGCTTCTACAAACCAAGTTGATGGTGCTTCTCTGTTTGCTTATTGACACATGACATGCCAACCTTTGGGAAATTATAATATTGTTGGATGAACACCATACCTGCCTTTGGTTGCAGAGTAAGTGGCTTGTAGCTGGCCTATTTGCTGCTGTCCTGCTTTGGAGGCATGATGCTGAATCCTTGTGGGCTGCTTCGGGGTCTGTCATCAATTCTGTTATATCACTGGCTCTCAAAAGGGTCCTGAACCAAGCGCGACCTGTTTCCACATTAAGATCTGACCCTGGGATGCCGTCCTCACATGCACAATCCATCGCCTTCACTGTGTTTTTCATTATTATATCAAGTAATTCTGCCTTCCCCTATTTAATTTTGTGCAATGAAACTTAATTTCTTATCGTATTTATATTAATGAACTCCTCAGTTTCAGTGAACATATTTATGCTATCTTGTCGAAGCGCTAGGTcttgtaatattttatttaaatgtaTTCTCATTGCTCTGGACATGATGAGATTAATTTAAAACCAAATTGTTGCAGTAGTGAAAGGAAAGAACACGGAAAAATTGTAAGAGTTAGCAGCATATTGTTTCCAGGGGTAGCAAATGACCTATTGAGGCCAAGGTGGTGAGGAATGAACCACTTGAAACATTAACACTCCTCATCAGTTCCTATTTTTTGATGCCAAAAGACATGAAAAACACTGtcttttgatgattcaaataaAAACCTGAAGCTCAAGTATTACATGCTTATCTTGTGCTTGATATGCACAAGcttctttttttgctttatttCTTTTCCCCTTCCGGGTTGGGATACTGCATGCACCAACAATGTATATGTTTGGTGTTCTTGGTATCAACTGATGTTTTGTTTCATTATCTCTTGCTATCATATTTAATGTTCGCTGGTTCATTTTGGTACGTGATGCTGCAGTTTTGGAGTGGCAAGGAGTGAATGAAATTACACTGAGCGCCAGTGTGCTTGCATTAGCAATTGGTTCTTATCTTGTAAGTGTAACGTCTCTTCCCTCTTAGCAAAATGAGTTCATGATAGATGTTCTTGATGCTGATTCTGTGTCTCATTACTCGAAGATATTGATACACAGTTTTTGTCTAGTTTACCGTTTTACTTTCCCCGCTCTTATCTACTCCAGTTGGGGGCTTGGGGGGTTTCTTCCCTTGCAGTATTGCAGAGGAGCCCTAACCTAATCAGTTAGTGCAGAGTTGAACCAGTTTAGTGcgaacacaaacacaaacactttGCAAGAAAGACTAGACGCTCTCTCCTGCATATGTGATTTCAAAGAAAGGAGGCTATTCCTAACCTTCAGTATTACAGTTACAATCTCTCACAGCTCAAATGGATCATTTTGCATAGTTCTTTATTTACAGATAGTTCTTTAATTAGCTGGTCTAAACCCCTATTTTTTTCTGGTCAGATTGCTATAATGTCTAAATAGACTGTAATCACTGATGCTCCATGTTTGTTCACTTGTGATTTGCAGTGTTGGCTACGGGTCTCACAACAATTTCATACAATCAGCCAAGTAGTTGTGGGTGCGATCTTGGGTTCAATTTTCTCCATTTTCTGGTTCTGGTTGTGGAATGCTATTTTTCTCAAATTATTTATTTCCTCTTTGTGGGTTCGGATCGTCGTTGTTTCAGGGACTGTTGGGTGTTGCCTAGGCTTTATTTTGCATGTAATCCGTGATTGGTTTAGGGAAGAAGTCTGAATTTCAGACATACTGGGGAAAATGTGAGCTGAAAAGCAattatttcacaatttttacTGAATGATATTACAGCTGATTTGAAAAGATTATTGTTGTTTCAGGGACTGCTGGGTGTTGCCTAGGCTTTATTTTGCATGTAATCCGTGATTGGTTTAGGGAAGAAGTCCGAATTTCACACATACTGGGGAAAATGTGAGCTGAAAAGCAATTATTTCACAGTTTTTACTGAATAATATGACAGCTGATTTGAAAAGATTATTCGCTTTTAGGTAGAGTAGAGTTACAGCAAGAATTTAAGCTCCGGTATCGAGGAGAGTACTCGCGCTTTTGGGCTAGAAATCTGATTGTAATGCAGCCCAATGACTAAGCCCATATGTTCTGAACGGCTCTGAAGCAATAGAACTAACGGGCTTAACACAATTGTACTACCAATCAAGCATAATGTAGGCCCATAACGGAGCCCACGGAGAGTTACGGCCCAAAACAGAGGCCTAGTGAAGCGAATCATTTGATCAAAGTGCGGGATGTTTGGGCTGGCTACGCCAATGAGCCAAAAAAGAAGGCTCAGATTAGGGAATGGCCCAAGATCAAATATGTTGGGCCGGATCAATCAGGCTGTGATAAAGCCCATAACGGAGCCCAAGGAGAGTTACAACCCAAAAAAGAtcggaaaactttagtcacaccccactttttactaaagacaccccgtcaactgagttttacaagggatggtcaactcaaattggggtgtctttagtaaaaggtggggtgtgactaaagttttccaaaaAGATCACATTTATGGGATTAAGCAATGTAGGATGGTTTGGGCTGGCTATGCCATGAAGCCCACAACAGAAGGCTCAGAGTCGGAGAAGGGAAGGCCCCAATCTGCCATAAAAAATCGTTTTTTAAAGCTATCAATATTGCTTCTTCTTTGCAATTGTTGAAACGTGAGCATCCCTAAATAACAAGTTGATTAAGGAGATAATCCGGCAGGTCGACCTATCAAATActgctttgtgttttttttgtagttGGCTTTAACAAAAGCGAGAATAGTTTTAGATTTGATGAACTAGGGATTTCAAACCGACAGTGTTTGGGCCCACAAAGTTATTTGGCGTGAAACATGGACACACCGTCCGATCGGAGGACTTTCTGGCAGGTCAACTAATGCGCCTGTCAGCATCATTAGTGGAGTACCCGGCGGCCCATTGGGTTAATCTCTTGGGCCAGGAACAGAGCAAACCGCAAGCCCAAAGAGGACTGGAGGACAGGAGGAGGCTTTAGAACACTTTATTTTCATTGGAGATTACAACAATGCCCAATTATTCTTCCTGTTTTTCCCCCAATACCCAACTTTCAACTCTACATAACTAGTAACAAGTTTTGATGTAAAGGCTACCATATGGACAGGAAAGAACAGAACTGACTGTAAATTAACATTGCAGGATTAGAAAAACTGATTTTGAAATTATATGATCCTACAACCACATAACCTTAAGTTTCGACAAAATAAATTACGTTACAGTGCTCGTATTTGGCCCCCATAGCCATAATTCTTCAGAAGCCGTTCATCTTGCCTCCAATTCTCTTTTACTTTCACTTCTACCTGTTCAAAAAGTAAGTTACCAAAACTTAATCTCTCCGGAGCCTAAAACAAAGCACAATGCTAGTAACTGAAAGACATAATGAGAACATTCGGTGACGGAGGAGCATCGCATACATTGTGCAAATGACATCATATTGTTAAGAAAAGAGACGGTACCTCAAGATAAACTTTCTTCTGTAAGAAGTCTTCGATGTCAAGCCGAGCAGCTGttgcaagcaatttcaaagccttTCCTTGCTGCAGTGGTTATGCAGAGACTTGACATCAGACAAACATGAATAAGGAAAATTGTATTTAGATTAGTAAGAAGTAGTAAGTTCAAAACTACAGAAGAAAGAATCATTTCATTTGATTGAATGCTACATAGCTATTGCCTTGCTGACAAAAGCCTTTTTACAAACTTTTCATCTCCCTAACAAATAGTTCAGGATCATACTTTTCCAATGAGAATAATCTTTTGCGAATTCCTCTCAACAACCACCTCCACTTGAATAAAATCTTTCGcattttctctgtttttgtaGTTCACCACGTTCACCTGGAGAATTTCAAAACCAAATTTCGGTAAAGAAATCCAAAAAGTCGAAAGGAAAACtaaaaacagagaaagaagaATAGAAATTTGACAGAGACGGAGAACATAAAGTATAATATGAAATATAACTTGAACACCAAAGAAACCCTGGTCATCATAAATTCATTAAGTAGACATACTCTTATCATTGTAAGCCCATTTGTCACAGGATAATATGTTTCCTTGTGAGAATTGTACACGTCTTTTCACAGCCTTAAAAGTTTTATGACTTTATTAAATGTAATGACAGATCAGTAACTCTGAAAATAACCCACTGCCAAAAGGCAAGTGGGTCTAACTGTTTctgaaagaaaataaacaacagaaagaagaaaatgagtttttttattttttttttaccttttcctttttcttgattgagagagaaaatagagcaCATAACCATGCCCAGCACTCCAATGTTCAAAATTTCGGAATTTAAGAAAATTTAATCCACATACCTGACAGGCATATGGAACTTCATTACGATATTGCATGAAGATCTTTTCTCTCACAATTTCAGCTACAAAGAATCTTTCTGGATGCTCGCTAACAATGTCCTGAGAATACATGAGCAACAAGTGTTAACATGCAAAGAAATCAAAAGCATtctaatatttttcaaaaaatttaaaagtttcATAAAAAGACAAAGCATGTTGATAACTTATCAAAAACAAGCATTTGATAAGAAAACTACTAATATTTGATACCAGGGTAAAAATAACTTCAGTTAAGCCATCCTTAAGAGAAAGAGCCTTAGGACAGAAACAGACTTGTCACGCAATGTATGTATAACAGGGTTGTATCCATAACCATGTGACATGCCTCTGGAAAACAAATTCAGAGTTGCCCTCTTTCATCCATGTTTCTGGTATATTTCCTATTCAGTACAAACCTGTTTCCATTGAAACTATACAAACCAAAGAGAACAAAAGACAAATGTCGTCAAATTCCGTATACCTTCGGATAATAAGCTGGCCCAGTTGGAAGTTTCGATAGTATCCAATCCTTGACATCGTCGACTCCATGACCATACTTGGCACTCACAGGGATCACCTCGTCTACATCTGTAAATTTCTCATACCACTGCAACCAATGTTGCACCTAATTAGGATATAAAGCAACCAAAAGAAGCAGAAATTGTAAAATAACACTGTGGAAGACCATTTTGGCAATCTTATCAATATGAGTACAGTAATGAAAATGTGACTAACAGTCTAATGGGCTGAAATCCGATGTAATTAGTAAGAAGTATGGTGGCAAATCATTTTTTCCTCCAAAACCAAGGCAGCACTTATGTTTCCTTCCCAACAAATAACTGGTGACACAGATAATGTCATTATTTGAGACATCATCAGTCAAGAAGTTCTAACCTCGATTTTCTTTGCAATTTCCCCAGGTTTGATCAGATCCTTTTTATTCAAAACCAGTAATGTGGGTGGCTTATCTTGAAGGTTTCCAATGCCTTCTTCCAACACTTCGTCAATCTAAATACAGATAGTTGAATTCaggaaaatataaagaaaattcaCAAATAACTTCACAAACATAGAAGCATACTTTCTCAGGCACTTTACATGCATCAACAAGGACTAGAACGCAGTTGGCACTTATGGCAGCACTACGGacattcttcatcatcatagaATCCAATTTGTGCATTTGCTTCTCAATAACACCAGGTGTGTCATAAAGTATCATCTGCAAGTAGTCTCAGGTTAAGAGAATATTACTTAACTGTCTCATTGTGTGACATAATATTACCACGTAAAATGAAGTCATATTGCTCCTGATGGCAATGCACCTATTGTGGTAATTAGGACGTATATACAGTTATACACTATCTATACATATCAATATATACAGAAAAAATATGAGGCTACTACAATAGCAGAAGCTTGAAAGAATGTCGCAAACTCATTCCTGGATACAGAGAGGCTACAACATGATGTTGTTAGACCCTTTTGACATTAAGCACGGAGCAGAACCATATCGTTAAGCTTTGTACTGTTAGATACAGAAGTGTTCTAAGCAGCTCCCAGATATCCCGTAGACAGCTCAACATATTTTACTTACACATTGCAAGTTGCCACTACCAGATCAACGGGAAATTTTATGACAGAAACCACTGAATATATAACGGAATGTGACAATCGAAATGTTAGGAACAACTTTTTGAGTTTTAGTTTGAAGTCATCAAATGGACAATCTCATCATCAATGGTCTCATCTTCtccatatttttgaaattattataTGCTTCATGGCCTTACATTGTTCTTCATCCATAAGACATAGTTGATTATGTAAATAAGTGactaaaatcaaataattaagctggttaaaataaaaagaaagaggaaattGGTAATGAACAACCAACCTGATACTCTGGGGCAGAACATATTCCAAGAATCCGATGCCTTGTAGTCTGAGGTTTATCTGTAACTATAGACAACTTCTGACCTATCATTTGGTTTGAAAGTGTACTCTTTCCAAcatttggcttgccaactaaaGCAACATATCCTGCATTTAACTAATCAAATGTGAAATTTCTGTGGAAGAAATAAATTCTTGACGTAATGTACACAAGTTAAAGTCTGCACCATGAGAAGCAATCTGATGGAAGTTCTGTCACATTTTAGTACTTTTTACAATTTAATTTCAAATAATCAATATTGTTGCCTGTTAAATCTTTCTCCCTGACCTAACCTTCAAAAACAATATTCATAGACAGAAAACTACTACAAGTAAGAATGACCACTCTTAGACCTTGAAAACTACATTGCTAATACATGGCCATAACAGTTTATTTGAAGCACAGTCCAGTTCATCAATTCAAACAACCAAGACAGGACTATGAAAAAGACAAACATTATCAGACTGGAATTCTATAATTCCTGCTAAAAACTTAACAGATCATTACATCTAAACTAGGCTATTGGCCTGTATGCGAGTTCCAATACGGCAATACCTTAACTTAAATGTTGCAACCTCGACAAAACTTTCATATCTCCAACTTTAACATATCTTTTAGAAGACAAGCTTTTGAGGATTACATTAAACCCTTGGTCAAAATATCCATCTGCATATGCTTCCCTCCTTGATTGAATCGCCCAATGGCACATATCcaactcaaaattcaaaagaacgTAAATTAATTCTGAATTTTTGTCCAGGCTCAACACTAGACAAAGATTCACGGAATGTCAATAAAGGAGAATGAAATTGAACTCAAAATTTCTATATTCACTGAGAcctaaatgataaatatataaGAATCCATGCTTCACGCATACAAGCAGTCACAAAATATGTAAAATCTTTGCACAGTTAGAAAGCTAAAAGGACATATTGACAACTTTGCCAACCAAACTAAGAGAGTCAAAAGACGAACCGCTATGGTGGTTAGGGTCACTGTAATCAAGTTCCTCAATCTCGTAGTCGTCTAGCAAGGCCATATTCCTGTCGGGCTTCTCGCTCAACGACAAAAATCCCGAGTCGAG is from Tripterygium wilfordii isolate XIE 37 chromosome 14, ASM1340144v1, whole genome shotgun sequence and encodes:
- the LOC120014531 gene encoding lipid phosphate phosphatase epsilon 2, chloroplastic-like isoform X3 yields the protein MSATTTTASTFKFVRRRGFEIRPHKPISYLQFPSSNLAAPAGFVSMKAVRKSMTESVKTSAFGSNSGDDSVRAFEQEALVNGSSGFTAHGLQSTLNNLSKWLVAGLFAAVLLWRHDAESLWAASGSVINSVISLALKRVLNQARPVSTLRSDPGMPSSHAQSIAFTVFFIIISILEWQGVNEITLSASVLALAIGSYLCWLRVSQQFHTISQVVVGTVGCCLGFILHVIRDWFREEV
- the LOC120014531 gene encoding lipid phosphate phosphatase epsilon 2, chloroplastic-like isoform X2; translated protein: MSATTTTASTFKFVRRRGFEIRPHKPISYLQFPSSNLAAPAGFVSMKAVRKSMTESVKTSAFGSNSGDDSVRAFEQEALVNGSSGFTAHGLQSTLNNLSKWLVAGLFAAVLLWRHDAESLWAASGSVINSVISLALKRVLNQARPVSTLRSDPGMPSSHAQSIAFTVFFIIISILEWQGVNEITLSASVLALAIGSYLCWLRVSQQFHTISQVVVGTAGCCLGFILHVIRDWFREEVRISHILGKM
- the LOC120014531 gene encoding lipid phosphate phosphatase epsilon 2, chloroplastic-like isoform X1 gives rise to the protein MSATTTTASTFKFVRRRGFEIRPHKPISYLQFPSSNLAAPAGFVSMKAVRKSMTESVKTSAFGSNSGDDSVRAFEQEALVNGSSGFTAHGLQSTLNNLSKWLVAGLFAAVLLWRHDAESLWAASGSVINSVISLALKRVLNQARPVSTLRSDPGMPSSHAQSIAFTVFFIIISILEWQGVNEITLSASVLALAIGSYLCWLRVSQQFHTISQVVVGAILGSIFSIFWFWLWNAIFLKLFISSLWVRIVVVSGTVGCCLGFILHVIRDWFREEV
- the LOC120014614 gene encoding GTPase ERA-like, chloroplastic, which gives rise to MELVLNLCVNIRVENNPISARDYKLVHAGRRSRLRQAQFRFKSRNTDIGTTTSTTSTVSRYSVSSKKEQLWISELEDARLEEEDNDGYELDSGFLSLSEKPDRNMALLDDYEIEELDYSDPNHHSGYVALVGKPNVGKSTLSNQMIGQKLSIVTDKPQTTRHRILGICSAPEYQMILYDTPGVIEKQMHKLDSMMMKNVRSAAISANCVLVLVDACKVPEKIDEVLEEGIGNLQDKPPTLLVLNKKDLIKPGEIAKKIEWYEKFTDVDEVIPVSAKYGHGVDDVKDWILSKLPTGPAYYPKDIVSEHPERFFVAEIVREKIFMQYRNEVPYACQVNVVNYKNRENAKDFIQVEVVVERNSQKIILIGKQGKALKLLATAARLDIEDFLQKKVYLEVEVKVKENWRQDERLLKNYGYGGQIRAL